CGGGTCGTCCCACGTGGCGTCGTCGGGCGTCTGCCCCAGGCCCACGAGCGCGGCCTGCGCGACGCGACGGTGCCCGTCGGGCGTGAGGTGGATGCGGTCCTCGGACCACATGCGCCAGTCGTGCAACGACGCCATGCCCCACAGGTCCAGGACGTGCGCGCCGTGGCGGCGCGCGATCGACCAGATGTGCGTGTTGAACACTCCCACGCGCCCGCGCGTGAGGCCCACGAGCGGTGAACCCGACGTGTCGAAGCCCGTGCCCAGCAGGACGTCGATGCCCTCGGCGCGCAGCCGCCCGACCGCGTGGTCCAGGTTGCGGGCCAGGCGGTCGACGTCGGCCGCGGGGCGCAGGATGTCGTTGCCGCCCCCGATGAGGCTCACCAGGTCGGGCTTGAGCGCGAGCGCGGCCGGCACCTGCTCCGAGAGGATCGAGCGCAGGAGCCGACCGCGGATCGCGAGGTTGGCGTACTCGAGCGGCGCCTCGCCCGCGGCGCTGCGTCGCGTCGACAGGTGCCCCGCGAGGAGGTCGGCCCAGCCGCGCTGGCGGTCCGGGTCGTTCGGGTAGGGGTCCCAGAGTCCTTCC
This region of Oerskovia jenensis genomic DNA includes:
- a CDS encoding SGNH/GDSL hydrolase family protein; amino-acid sequence: MTTSHPHRENAPRWASYVAIGDSFTEGLWDPYPNDPDRQRGWADLLAGHLSTRRSAAGEAPLEYANLAIRGRLLRSILSEQVPAALALKPDLVSLIGGGNDILRPAADVDRLARNLDHAVGRLRAEGIDVLLGTGFDTSGSPLVGLTRGRVGVFNTHIWSIARRHGAHVLDLWGMASLHDWRMWSEDRIHLTPDGHRRVAQAALVGLGQTPDDATWDDPLAPLPPVPLLDRARQNAEWVRVHVYPWATRRLRGHSSGDLREPKAPVLTPVQSP